From Microbacterium sp. LWH11-1.2, one genomic window encodes:
- a CDS encoding sugar ABC transporter substrate-binding protein, translating to MARANVTRYLALGAAGALALGLAACSGGGGGGGVGADGTATVIWSTWGTPDELTRYEEFNKDFMERHPDIKVKLQPVASYGDYHSKLLAQLTSNTAPDVFYVGDDMIGQFVDSNRLMPLDDLMASKESKTKKDDFFPGLFGAAEHDGEVFAAPNDSNPDVFWYDKQALAAAGITEDPATLAENGEWTTDTFLEMNAKLHDAGLTGTMYWNYWATHWSWLSSQGIDAPYDDSGAFVANEDADAVEAVQQFGDLFQDGTFVVADTLPDGAGADSVFVTHKAGFFVQGRYTIGTVDATGEQDSYDIVPWPTPDGEAAPTGVATSFLAINGKTKVKDAAFTFWTEFLSAEGQTFRLEGGGNAVPSIKGADDVVLEGDYPAHAQTFLDMRDIGFEDYPAEARVPGLPTAIAEEFQKLYEGKTDAQATLDTIADVIKERSEK from the coding sequence ATGGCACGTGCGAACGTGACGCGGTATCTGGCACTGGGTGCCGCCGGCGCTCTGGCACTGGGACTCGCCGCGTGCAGCGGCGGGGGCGGAGGAGGCGGCGTCGGTGCGGACGGCACGGCGACGGTCATCTGGTCGACCTGGGGCACGCCCGACGAGCTCACCCGCTACGAGGAGTTCAACAAGGACTTCATGGAGCGCCACCCCGACATCAAGGTCAAGCTGCAGCCGGTCGCCAGCTACGGCGACTACCACTCCAAGCTGCTCGCCCAGCTCACGAGCAACACCGCCCCCGACGTCTTCTACGTGGGTGACGACATGATCGGCCAGTTCGTCGACTCGAACCGCCTCATGCCGCTCGACGACCTGATGGCCTCGAAGGAGAGCAAGACGAAGAAGGATGACTTCTTCCCCGGTCTGTTCGGCGCGGCCGAGCACGACGGGGAGGTCTTCGCCGCCCCGAACGACTCGAACCCCGACGTGTTCTGGTACGACAAGCAGGCGCTCGCCGCGGCCGGGATCACCGAGGACCCCGCGACCCTGGCCGAGAACGGCGAGTGGACGACCGACACCTTCCTCGAGATGAACGCGAAGCTGCACGACGCGGGACTCACCGGCACCATGTACTGGAACTACTGGGCCACGCACTGGAGCTGGCTCTCGTCCCAGGGCATCGACGCTCCCTACGACGACTCGGGCGCCTTCGTCGCGAACGAGGATGCCGATGCGGTCGAGGCCGTGCAGCAGTTCGGCGACCTGTTCCAGGACGGCACCTTCGTGGTCGCCGACACGCTCCCCGACGGCGCCGGTGCCGACAGCGTCTTCGTCACGCACAAGGCCGGGTTCTTCGTGCAGGGCCGCTACACGATCGGCACGGTCGACGCGACCGGCGAGCAGGACAGCTACGACATCGTGCCGTGGCCGACGCCCGACGGCGAGGCCGCGCCCACGGGCGTCGCGACGAGCTTCCTCGCCATCAACGGCAAGACCAAGGTGAAGGACGCGGCGTTCACGTTCTGGACCGAGTTCCTCTCGGCCGAGGGACAGACGTTCCGTCTCGAGGGCGGCGGCAACGCGGTCCCGTCGATCAAGGGCGCCGACGACGTCGTGCTCGAGGGCGACTACCCCGCTCACGCGCAGACCTTCCTCGACATGCGCGACATCGGATTCGAGGACTACCCCGCCGAGGCGCGCGTCCCGGGTCTGCCGACCGCGATCGCGGAGGAGTTCCAGAAGCTCTACGAGGGCAAGACCGACGCGCAGGCCACGCTCGACACCATCGCCGACGTGATCAAGGAACGGTCGGAGAAGTAA